The Nocardia vinacea genome contains the following window.
CCCTGAATGAGCCTCGAACCGTCGCAGACCGGTCCGGGGCTCATTCGGATTCCGCGGTCGGGCAGGTGTCGACACTCTCATGACGCGGTGGCCAATCGCAAATGCCGAAAGAATAGTCTGGCTGGGCGGAATCTTTACGACACGCCGAATAAGTTGGTGCCCAGACTATCACGCGTCTGTCGACGCTCTTCGAATTCAGCTGCCGTTGACAGGTTCCGATCGTCGAGGGCGCATACACAGGATCGCTATCCGGATATGAGGCAGGAAAGATGGTGTTGGGCGCTGGAGAGCCGGGCCGCGGAGGGTGCGCGACATCGAATGTGGATGTTCGGAGGCGGTGATCGGGTACTGGTGTCGGAGTCTTCACCTCTCCATTCTTGTGGGGGTTCAAGTCCGGACAGGGAACTGACCCATACCCCCAACCTGGTGTATGCCGCGGACCTGCAACTTTCTTGACACTAGTAGTCCGGTGATCTCCATTGAGAAGTACCCCTGTCTCCTCATTCCCGAACTCAGGTAAATCCTTTGCTGTAGTTTCCGATTCGCTGCCCTAGAACTCGGATCTATGAGCCGCAAATTCCGAGGCGATTGCTACAGTCAGTGCTCGCCATGACTGCTGGAATTTGCAACACCATGTCGTTCCAATTCCGCCCCGACTTCCTTCATGTCGACGCCCAGTGCAGCAAGCTGTTCGAATACCCGGCGCGCGTCCTCGTACCGGCCGGTCACCTGGTCGCCGTGATCGACGACAGCCCGTCAGCGTCGGCTGCGGCAGTATGTTCACGGTGCCGGGTGCCACGAGCTCGATCACATAGCGGGTGTCTTCGTATGCTGGATCCTTGACCCCGGTTGATGCCCACAACGGTCGATGTGAGCGGGCATCGGCCGCGGCCAGCACCGCCCAGCGCTCGATGCGCAAAGTGCGCTTGTACGCTTCGTAGGCGAGGATCGCGTCCGCGATCGCTGCCTTGCCGCGCAACGATCGTGGTTGTTCCGTGCCGAGCATATCCAGTCGTTCGTCCACCTCGGTGTCCGACGATGCACAACTTCTGGACCCAGACCGAGCCGATGCTCAGGCAGAACGATCGGATCCACTTCAACAAGAACGTCGAGCTCGCCGTAGCCTCGTTCATGCTCTTCGCCTTCTTCGCGTACACGCCGGACCTCGGGCTGACGTTGATCGGCCCGCTGTTCTCCCTGAATTGAGTGCGGTTCCATTGGGCGGATCGCCGATGGTCCGCCGAATTCGCTTATGTGGCAACACTGGACCGATGAAGAGCGATTCGAAGGTGTTGGACGCCGATCGAGCCCGGCGGGCGGCCATGGTCGGGGCAGACATCGGCGTGTTGGAACAGTTGCTGGCCGACGATCTCGTATTGGTCCATGCCTCGGCGCGCGTGGATACCAAGGAGACATTGCTGTCTGCGATCAAATCGGGAGCGGTGAACTACCTGTCGATCGATACCAGTGACGAGAGCTGCCGATACCTCGGAGACAACGTTGCTGTCCTGAGCGGTGTCTCCGCCGTGTCGGCCGAGGTCGACGGTTCGGTCCTGGCCCTTACCAACCGGTTCGTCATCGCATGGCATCGAACCGAAAAGGGTTGGCAGGCTGTGCATTGGCAGTCGACCGGTTTGCGCCAAAAACCGCGGTAGTCGACCGGACGGCGGATAGTTCCGGTAGGCGGGACGGACGGCTTCACTTGATTCCTCCACGGGCTACAAGCTGTGGGCATCAAAACGGGATTTGTCGGCTTCGCGGCGATGACCCGCTCGAGGAAAGGAAAACTGCAGAAGACGGTAATCGGCGCGACGACGATGGCCTACCGGCACGACGCATCAGGTCAGCTGGAGGCGGAGAACACCTCGAGGTCGTTCGCGTCGGACCACGCGGGCCGGTTGAGCCGGTTTACTGTGAGGGCCGGCGCAGGTCCCGCGTCAGTCGTGGCCCGTTACCTCTACGACGCGTCCGGCCAGCGGGTGAAGAAGCTTGTCCGTAAGGCAGGTGGCGATGAAAGCACGGTGTACATCGACGGCTTGTTCGAGCACCTGCGCAGCGGCGGAGCAGAGCAGTGCGTGCTCCACATCATGGATGACGAGCGCCGAATCGCAGTAATGAAGATCGGTGCCCCGCTCCCGGGCGACGGTGCCAGCGATAAGCCGGTGCAGTACCACCTCGGAGATCACCTCGACAGCAGTGACCTCGTAATCGGCGGAGCCAGCGCAGCAGACGCATCACTGATCCGACGCGAGGAGTACACGCCATACGGCGTGACCAGCTTCGG
Protein-coding sequences here:
- a CDS encoding nuclear transport factor 2 family protein, with the translated sequence MKSDSKVLDADRARRAAMVGADIGVLEQLLADDLVLVHASARVDTKETLLSAIKSGAVNYLSIDTSDESCRYLGDNVAVLSGVSAVSAEVDGSVLALTNRFVIAWHRTEKGWQAVHWQSTGLRQKPR
- a CDS encoding RHS repeat-associated core domain-containing protein, with amino-acid sequence MGIKTGFVGFAAMTRSRKGKLQKTVIGATTMAYRHDASGQLEAENTSRSFASDHAGRLSRFTVRAGAGPASVVARYLYDASGQRVKKLVRKAGGDESTVYIDGLFEHLRSGGAEQCVLHIMDDERRIAVMKIGAPLPGDGASDKPVQYHLGDHLDSSDLVIGGASAADASLIRREEYTPYGVTSFGSYGRKRYRYTAKECDEESGLYYVGARYYAPWLARWTSCDPTGLAAYTNLFVLRRQQSHDVARRRRRRSEASTGRTGSRVPPEGQRQGRPRPTIGGLLKGRARARR